One genomic window of Roseateles sp. DAIF2 includes the following:
- a CDS encoding FAD-binding oxidoreductase — protein sequence MSSSNNDFLQALRQLLGPAQVRVGADAAAFERDWRKRYTGRALAVARPGSTAEVAALLRLCAAHQVAVVPQGGNTGLVGGSTPDDSGTQLLLSLARLNRVREIDAANLTMTVEAGCVLQAVQEAAAAQGLLFPLSLAAEGSCTIGGNLATNAGGTQVLCYGNTRELCLGLEVVTAAGEVWNGLSGLRKNNTGYDLRNLFVGSEGTLGVITAATLKLYPQPLARMTALAACDSLEAAVGLLSLAQARAGSGLTGFEVMNAFSLSLVRRHFPQLVQPLPPSPWTVLLELSDSESEAHARALFEGLLEAALEQGLIADAAVAESLEQSHALWHLRESIPLAQSEEGLNIKHDIALPVSRIPAFVTHTDAALQAAFPGVRLVDFGHLGDGNLHYNVQAPEGQDPALFLREREAAVNALVFDAVQAHGGSISAEHGIGRLKREELARRGDATALDLMRAIKKALDPQGLLNPGRVL from the coding sequence ATGAGCAGCAGCAACAACGATTTCCTGCAGGCGCTGCGGCAGCTGCTGGGCCCGGCCCAGGTGCGGGTCGGCGCCGACGCCGCCGCCTTCGAGCGCGACTGGCGCAAGCGCTACACCGGCCGCGCGCTGGCGGTGGCCCGCCCCGGCAGCACGGCCGAGGTGGCCGCGCTGCTGCGGCTGTGCGCCGCGCATCAGGTCGCCGTGGTGCCGCAGGGCGGCAACACCGGACTGGTCGGCGGCTCGACACCGGACGACAGCGGCACGCAGTTGCTGCTGAGCCTGGCACGCCTGAACCGCGTGCGCGAGATCGACGCGGCGAACCTGACGATGACGGTGGAGGCCGGCTGCGTGCTGCAGGCGGTGCAGGAGGCCGCCGCGGCGCAGGGTCTGCTGTTCCCGCTGAGCCTGGCGGCCGAGGGCAGTTGCACGATCGGCGGCAATCTGGCGACCAATGCCGGCGGCACCCAGGTGCTGTGCTACGGCAATACCCGCGAGCTGTGCCTGGGGCTGGAAGTGGTCACCGCGGCCGGCGAGGTCTGGAACGGCCTGTCGGGCCTGCGCAAGAACAACACCGGCTACGACCTGCGCAACCTCTTCGTCGGCAGCGAGGGCACCCTGGGCGTGATCACCGCCGCGACCCTGAAGCTCTACCCGCAGCCGCTGGCGCGCATGACCGCGCTGGCCGCCTGCGACAGCCTGGAGGCCGCGGTGGGCCTGCTGTCGCTGGCGCAGGCCCGCGCCGGCTCCGGGCTGACCGGCTTCGAGGTGATGAACGCCTTCTCGCTGTCCCTGGTGCGGCGCCATTTCCCGCAGCTGGTCCAGCCGCTGCCGCCCTCGCCCTGGACCGTGCTGCTGGAGCTGTCCGACAGCGAAAGCGAGGCCCATGCCCGCGCGCTGTTCGAGGGCCTGCTGGAGGCCGCGCTGGAACAGGGTCTGATCGCGGACGCGGCGGTGGCCGAGAGCCTGGAGCAGTCGCACGCGCTGTGGCATCTGCGCGAATCGATCCCGCTGGCGCAGAGCGAGGAAGGGCTCAATATCAAGCACGACATCGCCCTGCCCGTCTCGCGCATCCCGGCCTTCGTTACGCACACCGATGCCGCGCTGCAGGCCGCCTTCCCCGGCGTGCGCCTGGTCGACTTTGGCCATCTGGGCGACGGAAACCTGCACTACAACGTGCAGGCCCCCGAGGGGCAAGACCCGGCCCTGTTCCTGCGCGAGCGCGAGGCCGCGGTCAACGCCCTGGTGTTCGACGCGGTGCAGGCCCATGGCGGCTCGATCTCGGCCGAGCATGGCATCGGCCGCCTCAAGCGCGAGGAGCTGGCGCGGCGCGGCGACGCGACCGCGCTGGACCTGATGCGGGCCATAAAAAAGGCCCTGGATCCCCAGGGCCTGCTCAATCCGGGGCGGGTGCTCTAG
- a CDS encoding efflux RND transporter permease subunit, translating to MFLSNFSVKKPIATIVIIIALMALGLLALKKLRVNQIPDVQQPIMVVNINYPGASPETTEREIINRIEKSLQSISGVDEVRATASEGNAQLLLIFNFNKNMIEAADEVRNAISAVRHKLPIEMREPVLQRLDPAAEPIMQLALSSDTQTHAEISRLAEDQLADRFRALAGVSTVTVNGSLTRELSVLLHAQKLREFNVSVTEVVNALRAQNTTAPVGKVRGTLEDQSIRLLGRIESPAEFEQIVVKRQGEQLVRLGQVASIRDAFAERTSVSVRNGHPNVGLSVTRSRDASTVSVANEIRKLVEEIGKTLPKGTKLEVTQDGGKDAENSLYNVIHALVFGAGLTILVVYVFLNSWRSTLITALSLPTSVIAAFIAVWLCGFTLNFMSLLGLSLAIGVLIDDAIVVRENIVRHMERGADRVTAALNGTAEIGLAVAATTFSIVAVFVPVAFMPGISGEWFRPFGLTVVASVLVSLFISFTLDPMLSAFWGDPPGHHEAPKKGISLLLQRFNDWFDRQADRYGQVIAWALHHRRWMAFFAVASFVLAIALQAKFGGTSFLPASDSGTIAVEVRTPASSSLEYAKLKMESAAKLARQLPETKATNSYVNVSGGRIYVDLGKSTERRRSAAEIAQDLRERISTLVGAEYVVLDDLNNGAQKPVQIRFYGSDSRKLLEITNDYMAKLRQVPGAVDVGLSEQDPQNELQIELNRGLANAMGISVGDTATALRVAFAGVEVGDWVDPSGETRDVAVRLAPEDRVDASNIERLPITVAGSNMMVPLEQIADVTMGKGPAKIQHADGKRMIAVSANAQGRSSGEVTADAMKLAKAINFPEGYGIKLAGASKDQEEVFGAMLVALISGIGLMYLILVMQFGSFTAPLGVMLSQPLSLIGVVIALLLTKGTLNLMSFIGIIMLAGLVAKNAILLLDAARQEEARGVPREEALMHAGRMRFRPILMTTFALIAGMLPVAIGVGEGGEFYRPMAVAIIGGTITSTFLTLLMVPSFYDSIEIMRDHLIEKFKRREARWNTGVSVLLCMLEMIAFLTLLRFVFRLLRGGWRWIQRRRGGGGKVMPQGAD from the coding sequence ATGTTCTTATCCAATTTCAGCGTCAAGAAACCGATCGCGACGATCGTCATCATCATCGCGCTGATGGCCCTGGGGCTGCTGGCGCTCAAGAAGCTGCGCGTCAACCAGATCCCGGACGTGCAGCAGCCGATCATGGTGGTCAACATCAACTATCCCGGCGCCTCGCCGGAGACCACCGAGCGCGAGATCATCAACCGCATCGAGAAGTCGCTGCAGAGCATCTCCGGCGTCGATGAGGTGCGTGCCACCGCCAGCGAGGGCAATGCCCAGCTGCTGCTGATCTTCAACTTCAACAAGAACATGATCGAGGCGGCCGACGAGGTCCGCAACGCGATCAGCGCGGTGCGGCACAAGCTGCCGATCGAGATGCGCGAGCCGGTGCTGCAGCGCCTGGATCCGGCGGCCGAGCCGATCATGCAGCTGGCGCTCTCGTCCGATACGCAGACCCATGCCGAGATCTCGCGCCTGGCCGAGGACCAGCTGGCCGACCGCTTCCGCGCGCTGGCCGGCGTCTCCACCGTCACGGTCAACGGCTCGCTGACGCGGGAGCTCTCGGTGCTGCTGCATGCGCAGAAGCTGCGCGAGTTCAATGTCTCGGTGACCGAGGTGGTGAACGCGCTGCGCGCGCAGAACACCACCGCGCCGGTCGGCAAGGTGCGCGGCACCCTGGAAGACCAGAGCATCCGCCTGCTGGGCCGCATCGAGTCGCCGGCCGAGTTCGAGCAGATCGTCGTCAAGCGCCAGGGCGAGCAGCTGGTGCGCCTGGGCCAGGTGGCCAGCATCCGCGACGCCTTCGCCGAGCGCACCAGCGTCAGCGTGCGCAATGGTCATCCCAATGTCGGCCTGTCGGTGACCCGCTCGCGCGACGCCTCGACGGTCTCGGTCGCCAACGAGATCCGCAAGCTGGTCGAGGAGATCGGCAAGACCCTGCCCAAGGGAACCAAGCTGGAGGTCACGCAGGACGGCGGCAAGGATGCCGAGAACAGCCTGTACAACGTGATCCATGCGCTGGTGTTCGGCGCCGGCCTGACCATCCTGGTCGTCTATGTGTTCCTGAACAGCTGGCGCTCGACCCTGATCACCGCGCTGTCGCTGCCGACCTCGGTGATCGCGGCCTTCATCGCGGTCTGGCTGTGCGGCTTCACGCTGAATTTCATGAGCCTGCTGGGCCTGTCGCTGGCGATCGGGGTGCTGATCGACGATGCGATCGTGGTGCGCGAGAACATCGTGCGCCATATGGAGCGCGGCGCCGACCGCGTCACCGCGGCGCTGAACGGCACGGCCGAGATCGGACTGGCGGTGGCCGCCACCACCTTCTCGATCGTCGCGGTGTTCGTGCCGGTGGCCTTCATGCCGGGCATCTCGGGCGAATGGTTCCGCCCCTTCGGCCTGACCGTCGTGGCCTCGGTGCTGGTCAGCCTGTTCATCTCCTTCACCCTGGATCCGATGTTGTCGGCCTTCTGGGGCGACCCGCCGGGGCATCATGAGGCGCCGAAGAAGGGCATCTCCCTGCTGCTGCAGCGTTTCAACGACTGGTTCGACCGCCAGGCCGACCGCTATGGTCAGGTGATCGCCTGGGCCCTGCATCACCGGCGCTGGATGGCCTTCTTCGCGGTGGCGAGCTTCGTGCTGGCGATCGCGCTGCAGGCCAAGTTCGGTGGCACCAGCTTCCTGCCGGCGTCCGACTCGGGCACGATCGCCGTCGAGGTGCGCACGCCCGCCAGCTCCAGCCTGGAATACGCGAAGCTGAAGATGGAGTCTGCGGCCAAGCTGGCACGCCAGCTGCCCGAAACCAAGGCGACCAACAGCTATGTCAATGTCAGCGGTGGCCGCATCTATGTCGACCTGGGCAAGAGCACCGAGCGCCGTCGCAGCGCCGCCGAGATCGCGCAGGACCTGCGCGAGCGCATCAGCACCCTGGTGGGCGCCGAGTACGTGGTGCTGGATGATCTGAACAACGGCGCGCAGAAGCCGGTGCAGATCCGCTTCTACGGCAGCGATTCGCGCAAGCTGCTGGAGATCACCAACGACTACATGGCCAAGCTGCGCCAGGTGCCGGGCGCGGTCGATGTCGGCCTGTCCGAGCAGGACCCTCAGAACGAATTGCAGATCGAACTGAACCGCGGCCTGGCCAACGCGATGGGCATCTCGGTCGGCGACACCGCCACCGCGCTGCGCGTCGCCTTCGCCGGCGTCGAGGTGGGCGACTGGGTCGACCCCAGCGGCGAGACCCGCGACGTGGCGGTGCGCCTGGCGCCGGAGGACCGCGTCGACGCGAGCAATATCGAGCGGCTGCCGATCACGGTGGCTGGCAGCAACATGATGGTGCCGCTGGAGCAGATCGCCGACGTCACGATGGGCAAGGGCCCGGCCAAGATCCAGCATGCCGACGGCAAGCGCATGATCGCGGTCTCGGCCAATGCGCAGGGCCGCTCCTCGGGCGAGGTGACGGCCGACGCGATGAAGCTGGCCAAGGCGATCAACTTCCCCGAGGGCTATGGCATCAAGCTGGCCGGCGCCTCGAAGGACCAGGAGGAGGTGTTCGGCGCGATGCTGGTGGCGCTGATCTCCGGCATCGGCCTGATGTACCTGATCCTGGTGATGCAGTTCGGCAGCTTCACCGCGCCACTGGGCGTGATGCTGTCGCAACCGCTGTCGCTGATCGGCGTGGTGATCGCGCTCTTGCTGACCAAGGGCACGCTGAACCTGATGAGCTTCATCGGCATCATCATGCTGGCCGGTCTGGTGGCGAAGAACGCGATCCTGCTGCTGGACGCGGCGCGCCAGGAGGAGGCCAGGGGCGTGCCGCGCGAGGAGGCGCTGATGCACGCGGGCCGCATGCGCTTTCGCCCGATCCTGATGACCACCTTCGCGCTGATCGCCGGCATGCTGCCGGTGGCCATCGGCGTGGGTGAGGGCGGCGAGTTCTACCGCCCGATGGCCGTGGCCATCATCGGCGGCACGATCACCTCGACCTTCCTGACCCTCTTGATGGTGCCGAGCTTCTACGACAGCATCGAGATTATGCGCGACCACCTGATCGAGAAGTTCAAGCGCCGCGAGGCCCGCTGGAACACCGGGGTGTCGGTGCTGCTGTGCATGCTGGAGATGATCGCCTTCCTGACCCTGCTGCGCTTCGTGTTCCGCCTGCTGCGCGGCGGCTGGCGCTGGATCCAGCGCCGCCGCGGCGGTGGCGGCAAGGTGATGCCGCAGGGAGCGGATTAA